Proteins found in one Anopheles funestus chromosome X unlocalized genomic scaffold, idAnoFuneDA-416_04 X_unloc_16, whole genome shotgun sequence genomic segment:
- the LOC125772968 gene encoding uncharacterized protein LOC125772968, producing MKIDATESVFWSDSTVTLNWIASPPNTWKTFVANRVAEIQNYSHPRQWKHIPGTSNPADLVSRGMSAAEMLKSSMWRCGPDWLALPASNWPISNPSLATETDMETRQAVHLELVGDLTTAGFLAALHRFTSRRGLPSDIHSDNGKNFEGAAHELNELFELFQNEQLQNVIASKCSDLGITWHFTPPKAPHFGGLWEAAVKTAKRHLYRHLGSSRLSYEGYCTILQQIEAAMNSRPLLPLTDDPNDLAALTPAHFLIGTSMHAVPVPDYTRLKAYTLDELQSWQLLVQRFWKHWATEYLQEMQKDNKVVNRSEIVPGRLVILVDDSLPITRWPLARIVEIHPGEDQLTRVVKLKTAKGIITRPVTKICLLPVAKPSA from the exons ATGAAAATCGATGCGACCGAATCGGTTTTCTGGTCGGATTCAACTGTGACGCTAAACTGGATTGCGTCTCCACCCAACACCTGGAAAACATTCGTGGCGAATCGTGTTGCTGAGATCCAGAATTATTCGCATCCCCGACAATGGAAGCACATTCCCGGTACATCGAATCCTGCAGACCTGGTGTCCCGAGGGATGTCCGCAGCTGAGATGCTGAAAAGTTCGATGTGGCGTTGTGGTCCCGATTGGTTGGCTTTACCTGCCTCTAACTGGCCTATTTCGAATCCATCACTGGCTACTGAAACGGATATGGAAACTCGTCAG GCGGTTCACCTGGAGCTGGTTGGCGATCTCACCACTGCAGGATTCTTGGCCGCTTTGCATCGGTTTACATCCCGGCGCGGATTACCATCTGATATACACTCGGATAATGGGAAAAACTTTGAGGGTGCAGCACACGAACTTAATGaactgtttgaattgtttcagaACGAACAGCTACAAAACGTCATCGCATCCAAATGTTCCGACTTGGGTATCACTTGGCACTTTACCCCACCTAAGGCCCCACATTTCGGTGGATTGTGGGAAGCCGCGGTAAAGACGGCCAAACGACATCTCTATCGGCACCTAGGCAGTTCGAGGCTGTCGTATGAAGGGTACTGCACCATTCTGCAGCAGATAGAAGCGGCAATGAACTCGCGTCCTTTGTTGCCGCTGACGGATGACCCGAATGATCTGGCGGCGCTTACTCCTGCGCACTTCCTTATTGGCACGTCGATGCATGCGGTGCCTGTTCCCGACTACACCCGCTTGAAGGCCTACACGTTAGACGAATTGCAGAGCTGGCAATTGCTTGTTCAACGCTTCTGGAAGCATTGGGCAACAGAATATCTGCAGGAGATGCAGAAGGATAACAAGGTGGTGAATCGTAGTGAGATAGTACCTGGCAGACTGGTCATCCTAGTGGACGATTCGCTTCCCATCACCCGATGGCCCCTCGCACGCATTGTCGAAATACATCCCGGAGAGGATCAGCTTACGCGTGTAGTGAAGCTGAAAACGGCGAAAGGTATAATTACGCGTCCAGTAACTAAAATTTGTCTGTTACCTGTTGCGAAGCCGTCTGCTTAG